Proteins encoded together in one Mycobacterium sp. MS1601 window:
- a CDS encoding acyl-CoA dehydrogenase family protein yields MVLSAEEKALVDAVREFVEKQVKPVVRDLEHANTYPEELINMMKQIGIFGLAIPEPYGVGQVSMPCYVAVTEELARGWMSLAGAMGGHTVVSKLIVMFGTEEQKQKYLPRMATGELRTTMALTEPGGGSDLQAMRTVARLEERDGADEYVINGSKTWITNARRAGLVALMCKTDPSAEPAHKGVSILLVEKVPGFTVSKDLPKLGYKGVESCELNFHDCRVPADALLGESEGNGFAQMMKGLEVGRLQVAARATGVARAAFEDALRYSQERESFGKPIWQHQSVGNMLADMGTKLSAARALLNTAAEKFDSGARVDMEAGMAKLFASEVGMEVALDAVRVHGGYGYSTEYDVERYFRDAPLMIVGEGTNEIQRGVIAKQLVKRGGLDQ; encoded by the coding sequence ATGGTGCTGTCGGCAGAAGAGAAGGCCCTGGTCGATGCGGTGAGAGAGTTCGTCGAAAAGCAGGTGAAGCCCGTGGTGCGTGATCTCGAGCACGCCAACACCTATCCGGAAGAGCTCATCAACATGATGAAGCAGATCGGGATCTTCGGGCTCGCGATCCCGGAACCCTATGGCGTCGGACAGGTCTCGATGCCCTGCTACGTGGCCGTCACCGAGGAACTCGCCCGCGGTTGGATGAGCCTGGCCGGCGCGATGGGTGGACACACCGTGGTGTCCAAGCTGATCGTCATGTTCGGCACCGAGGAGCAGAAACAGAAGTACCTGCCCCGGATGGCAACCGGGGAACTGCGCACCACCATGGCGCTGACCGAGCCCGGCGGCGGTTCCGACCTGCAGGCCATGCGGACCGTCGCCCGCCTGGAAGAGCGCGATGGCGCCGACGAATACGTCATCAACGGCAGCAAGACCTGGATCACCAATGCCCGCCGCGCCGGGCTGGTGGCGCTGATGTGCAAGACCGACCCTAGTGCAGAGCCCGCGCACAAGGGCGTCTCGATCCTGTTGGTGGAGAAGGTTCCTGGCTTCACGGTGTCCAAGGACCTGCCCAAGCTCGGCTACAAGGGAGTCGAGAGCTGCGAGCTGAATTTCCACGACTGCCGGGTACCTGCCGATGCACTGCTGGGGGAGTCCGAGGGAAACGGCTTTGCGCAGATGATGAAAGGCCTGGAGGTGGGGCGGCTGCAGGTGGCAGCCCGTGCCACCGGCGTCGCCCGTGCCGCCTTCGAGGATGCGCTGCGCTACTCCCAGGAACGAGAGAGCTTCGGCAAGCCCATCTGGCAGCACCAGTCGGTGGGCAACATGCTGGCCGATATGGGCACCAAGCTGTCGGCTGCCCGCGCGCTGTTGAACACTGCCGCAGAGAAATTCGACTCCGGCGCCCGGGTGGACATGGAGGCCGGCATGGCCAAGCTGTTCGCGTCCGAGGTGGGAATGGAGGTGGCCCTGGACGCGGTGCGGGTGCACGGGGGGTACGGCTACTCCACCGAGTACGACGTCGAACGCTACTTCCGTGACGCCCCGCTGATGATCGTGGGGGAGGGTACCAACGAGATCCAGCGCGGCGTCATCGCCAAGCAGCTGGTGAAGCGGGGCGGGCTGGACCAGTGA